The proteins below are encoded in one region of Triticum aestivum cultivar Chinese Spring chromosome 1B, IWGSC CS RefSeq v2.1, whole genome shotgun sequence:
- the LOC123124641 gene encoding endonuclease MutS2 isoform X1, which produces MLRLSASFSLLYPPSLPPSVSHPRPRRLRALVFAASASPSARSLRLLEWGKVCRAVASFAGTAHGREATKKQLWAVENVSYDRSRKLLRETEAAVRLLGSSGGALDFSGLDTVAVESAINCVSGGSVIKGQEAMAVVSLMLFVESLQVTIRAAMKQDEDSHNLLLPLTETILDAVVSKLLVKSIQDVIDDDGSVKDTASPELRRYRDQVQALESRLCQLMDKLIRNADNEASLSEVSIVNGRCCIKITGDKSSSFDGLLLSSGSDAGSMIEPIVAVPLNDELQGARALVVRAELEALSKLTDKILLELDNIQILMQETVTLDKVTARARYSVAYDGTLPDLYLPNIEHGIANAAKDEPASTTSSAQLTKRPWKLFIPNAYHPLLLQQHQENLRRTKKDVASATAEIRRRRIYGQDIAEEDQLASEVDFMKIRVSELERNHPIPVDFMIAEETTVLVITGPNTGGKTISLKTVGLASLMAKIGLYILASEPVKIPWFDAVYADIGDEQSLTQSLSTFSGHLKQIGAIRAQSTSQSLVLLDEVGAGTNPLEGAALGMSLLESFAEAGSFLTLATTHHGELKTLKYSNDSFENACVEFDEENLKPTFRILWGIPGRSNAINIAERLGLPLDIIESARQLLGTAGAEINALIMDMEKFKQEYHEQLQQAQHYLMQSKELHNDLEVAQKSIVDHSTAQRKRKSRVVSEYAVMARSIIHKKFQQYRESAVAQRVLEEEKAAEKAKSEGAKGPELSSTSAPKKTQNTNISMVTEANGKIIDEDGGIPEVGDLVYVPKLKNQATVVKIDSSKNEVQVQAGMMKLKLKLKDVKVQKQRTSR; this is translated from the exons ATGCTTCGCCTCTCCGCTTCTTTCTCCCTCCTCTACCCTCCTTCTCTCCCCCCGTCCGTCTCCCACCCCCGCCCGCGCCGCCTACGCGCCCTCGTCTTCgccgcctccgcctcgccttccgcccgcagcctccgcctcctcgagTGGGGCAAGGTTTGCCGCGCCGTCGCTTCCTTCGCCGGCACCGCGCACGGCCGCGAAGCCACCAAG AAGCAGTTGTGGGCTGTGGAGAACGTGAGCTATGACCGGAGCCGGAAGCTGCTCCGGGAGACTGAGGCGGCGGTGCGGCTGCTTGGCAGCTCCGGTGGGGCATTGGATTTCTCCGGGCTGGATACCGTCGCG GTAGAGTCAGCAATAAATTGTGTCTCTGGTGGTTCCGTGATTAAAGGCCAGGAAGCAATGGCAGTGGTTAGCCTGATGCTGTTCGTTGAATCCTTGCAAGTAACTATCAGAGCTGCTATGAAGCAAGATGAAGACTCACATAATCTGTTACTGCCCCTTACAGAAACA ATTCTAGATGCTGTTGTCAGTAAGCTACTAGTGAAGTCTATACAGGATGTCATAGATGATGATGGCTCCGTGAAAGACACTGCA AGCCCTGAGCTAAGACGATatcgagatcaagttcaggccctAGAGAGCAGG TTATGCCAGCTTATGGATAAATTGATACGGAATGCGGACAATGAAGCTTCCTTGTCG GAAGTAAGCATTGTAAATGGAAGATGCTGCATTAAAATAACTGGGGATAAGTCCTCAAGTTTTGATGGATTACTACTCTCCAG TGGTTCAGATGCTGGAAGTATGATAGAACCAATTGTTGCTGTTCCACTAAATGATGAGCTACAGGGCGCAAGAGCACTAGTGGTTAGAGCCGAGCTTGAAGCTTTATCGAAACTGACTGACAAG ATTCTTCTTGAGCTTGATAATATTCAGATTTTGATGCAGGAAACAGTTACACTCGATAAG GTCACAGCTCGTGCAAGATACAGTGTAGCATACGATGGTACACTTCCTGACCTGTATTTGCCAAACATTGAGCATGGAATTGCCAATGCGGCTAAAGATGAGCCTGCTAGTACAACTTCCTCAGCCCAACTTACTAAGAGGCCATGGAAACTGTTCATTCCAAATGCATACCATCCACTATTGCTCCAGCAGCACCAGGAAAATTTGCGTCGTACAAAAAAGGATGTTGCAAGTGCCACAGCG GAGATTCGGAGGAGGAGGATATATGGACAAGATATCGCAGAGGAAGATCAACTGGCTTCAGAAGTTGATTTCATGAAAATTAGG GTTTCTGAGCTGGAGAGGAACCATCCGATACCAGTGGATTTTATGATCGCTGAAGAGACTACTGTTTTGGTCATAACTGGGCCAAATACTGGGGGAAAAACAATCAGCTTGAAGACGGTTGGGCTGGCATCATTAATGGCCAAGATAG GTCTATACATTCTTGCTTCTGAACCAGTTAAAATTCCATGGTTCGATGCTGTTTATGCTGACATTGGAGATGAGCAATCTTTGACCCAATCACTCTCAACATTCTCTGGGCATCTGAAGCAGATTGGG GCCATTCGCGCTCAGTCAACTTCACAATCCTTGGTCCTTTTGGATGAG GTTGGTGCCGGGACAAATCCACTCGAAGGAGCTGCTTTGGGGATGTCTCTCTTGGAGTCTTTTGCTGAAGCTGGTTCCTTTCTGACTCTAGCTACAACTCATCATGGAGAACTGAAAACACTGAAATACAG CAATGATTCATTTGAGAACGCTTGCGTGGAATTTGATGAAGAGAATCTAAAGCCTACGTTCAGGATACTTTGGGGAATACCAG GGCGTTCAAATGCAATCAATATTGCTGAAAGGCTAGGTTTGCCCTTGGATATTATAGAAAGCGCTCGGCAGTTACTTGGAACAGCTGGTGCAGAGATAAATGCA TTGATTATGGACATGGAAAAATTCAAGCAAGAATACCACGAACAACTCCAGCAGGCACAACATTATCTTAT GCAGTCCAAGGAGCTTCATAATGACTTGGAAGTGGCACAGAAGAGCATTGTAGATCACAGTACCGCTCAGAGAAAAAGAAAGTCAAGAGTAGTTTCGGAGTATGCTGTTATGGCTCGTTCGATCATTCATAAGAAGTTCCAGCAGTACAGAGAATCCGCAGTGGCTCAAAGAGTGCTAGAAGAAGAGAAGGCTGCGGAGAAAGCCAAATCTGAGGGGGCGAAAGGCCCCGAGCTATCTAGTACTTCTGCCCCTAAAAAGACGCAGAATACAAATATCAGCATGGTCACAGAAGCTAATGGCAAGATAATAG ATGAAGATGGTGGGATTCCAGAAGTTGGGGATTTAGTTTACGTTCCTAAACTCAAGAACCAAGCTACTGTAGTCAAAATAGATTCGTCCAAAAATGAAGTGCAAGTCCAAGCTGGCATGATGAAGCTCAAGCTAAAGTTGAAAGATGTCAAGGTCCAGAAGCAGAGGACATCAAGATAA
- the LOC123124641 gene encoding endonuclease MutS2 isoform X4 — translation MLRLSASFSLLYPPSLPPSVSHPRPRRLRALVFAASASPSARSLRLLEWGKVCRAVASFAGTAHGREATKKQLWAVENVSYDRSRKLLRETEAAVRLLGSSGGALDFSGLDTVAVESAINCVSGGSVIKGQEAMAVVSLMLFVESLQVTIRAAMKQDEDSHNLLLPLTETILDAVVSKLLVKSIQDVIDDDGSVKDTALCQLMDKLIRNADNEASLSVLFHSTHSLPGKLMCSELQNCGSDAGSMIEPIVAVPLNDELQGARALVVRAELEALSKLTDKILLELDNIQILMQETVTLDKVTARARYSVAYDGTLPDLYLPNIEHGIANAAKDEPASTTSSAQLTKRPWKLFIPNAYHPLLLQQHQENLRRTKKDVASATAEIRRRRIYGQDIAEEDQLASEVDFMKIRVSELERNHPIPVDFMIAEETTVLVITGPNTGGKTISLKTVGLASLMAKIGLYILASEPVKIPWFDAVYADIGDEQSLTQSLSTFSGHLKQIGAIRAQSTSQSLVLLDEVGAGTNPLEGAALGMSLLESFAEAGSFLTLATTHHGELKTLKYSNDSFENACVEFDEENLKPTFRILWGIPGRSNAINIAERLGLPLDIIESARQLLGTAGAEINALIMDMEKFKQEYHEQLQQAQHYLMQSKELHNDLEVAQKSIVDHSTAQRKRKSRVVSEYAVMARSIIHKKFQQYRESAVAQRVLEEEKAAEKAKSEGAKGPELSSTSAPKKTQNTNISMVTEANGKIIDEDGGIPEVGDLVYVPKLKNQATVVKIDSSKNEVQVQAGMMKLKLKLKDVKVQKQRTSR, via the exons ATGCTTCGCCTCTCCGCTTCTTTCTCCCTCCTCTACCCTCCTTCTCTCCCCCCGTCCGTCTCCCACCCCCGCCCGCGCCGCCTACGCGCCCTCGTCTTCgccgcctccgcctcgccttccgcccgcagcctccgcctcctcgagTGGGGCAAGGTTTGCCGCGCCGTCGCTTCCTTCGCCGGCACCGCGCACGGCCGCGAAGCCACCAAG AAGCAGTTGTGGGCTGTGGAGAACGTGAGCTATGACCGGAGCCGGAAGCTGCTCCGGGAGACTGAGGCGGCGGTGCGGCTGCTTGGCAGCTCCGGTGGGGCATTGGATTTCTCCGGGCTGGATACCGTCGCG GTAGAGTCAGCAATAAATTGTGTCTCTGGTGGTTCCGTGATTAAAGGCCAGGAAGCAATGGCAGTGGTTAGCCTGATGCTGTTCGTTGAATCCTTGCAAGTAACTATCAGAGCTGCTATGAAGCAAGATGAAGACTCACATAATCTGTTACTGCCCCTTACAGAAACA ATTCTAGATGCTGTTGTCAGTAAGCTACTAGTGAAGTCTATACAGGATGTCATAGATGATGATGGCTCCGTGAAAGACACTGCA TTATGCCAGCTTATGGATAAATTGATACGGAATGCGGACAATGAAGCTTCCTTGTCGGTATTGTTTCATTCAACTCACTCATTGCCAGGGAAACTTATGTGCAGTGAATTACAAAACTG TGGTTCAGATGCTGGAAGTATGATAGAACCAATTGTTGCTGTTCCACTAAATGATGAGCTACAGGGCGCAAGAGCACTAGTGGTTAGAGCCGAGCTTGAAGCTTTATCGAAACTGACTGACAAG ATTCTTCTTGAGCTTGATAATATTCAGATTTTGATGCAGGAAACAGTTACACTCGATAAG GTCACAGCTCGTGCAAGATACAGTGTAGCATACGATGGTACACTTCCTGACCTGTATTTGCCAAACATTGAGCATGGAATTGCCAATGCGGCTAAAGATGAGCCTGCTAGTACAACTTCCTCAGCCCAACTTACTAAGAGGCCATGGAAACTGTTCATTCCAAATGCATACCATCCACTATTGCTCCAGCAGCACCAGGAAAATTTGCGTCGTACAAAAAAGGATGTTGCAAGTGCCACAGCG GAGATTCGGAGGAGGAGGATATATGGACAAGATATCGCAGAGGAAGATCAACTGGCTTCAGAAGTTGATTTCATGAAAATTAGG GTTTCTGAGCTGGAGAGGAACCATCCGATACCAGTGGATTTTATGATCGCTGAAGAGACTACTGTTTTGGTCATAACTGGGCCAAATACTGGGGGAAAAACAATCAGCTTGAAGACGGTTGGGCTGGCATCATTAATGGCCAAGATAG GTCTATACATTCTTGCTTCTGAACCAGTTAAAATTCCATGGTTCGATGCTGTTTATGCTGACATTGGAGATGAGCAATCTTTGACCCAATCACTCTCAACATTCTCTGGGCATCTGAAGCAGATTGGG GCCATTCGCGCTCAGTCAACTTCACAATCCTTGGTCCTTTTGGATGAG GTTGGTGCCGGGACAAATCCACTCGAAGGAGCTGCTTTGGGGATGTCTCTCTTGGAGTCTTTTGCTGAAGCTGGTTCCTTTCTGACTCTAGCTACAACTCATCATGGAGAACTGAAAACACTGAAATACAG CAATGATTCATTTGAGAACGCTTGCGTGGAATTTGATGAAGAGAATCTAAAGCCTACGTTCAGGATACTTTGGGGAATACCAG GGCGTTCAAATGCAATCAATATTGCTGAAAGGCTAGGTTTGCCCTTGGATATTATAGAAAGCGCTCGGCAGTTACTTGGAACAGCTGGTGCAGAGATAAATGCA TTGATTATGGACATGGAAAAATTCAAGCAAGAATACCACGAACAACTCCAGCAGGCACAACATTATCTTAT GCAGTCCAAGGAGCTTCATAATGACTTGGAAGTGGCACAGAAGAGCATTGTAGATCACAGTACCGCTCAGAGAAAAAGAAAGTCAAGAGTAGTTTCGGAGTATGCTGTTATGGCTCGTTCGATCATTCATAAGAAGTTCCAGCAGTACAGAGAATCCGCAGTGGCTCAAAGAGTGCTAGAAGAAGAGAAGGCTGCGGAGAAAGCCAAATCTGAGGGGGCGAAAGGCCCCGAGCTATCTAGTACTTCTGCCCCTAAAAAGACGCAGAATACAAATATCAGCATGGTCACAGAAGCTAATGGCAAGATAATAG ATGAAGATGGTGGGATTCCAGAAGTTGGGGATTTAGTTTACGTTCCTAAACTCAAGAACCAAGCTACTGTAGTCAAAATAGATTCGTCCAAAAATGAAGTGCAAGTCCAAGCTGGCATGATGAAGCTCAAGCTAAAGTTGAAAGATGTCAAGGTCCAGAAGCAGAGGACATCAAGATAA
- the LOC123124641 gene encoding endonuclease MutS2 isoform X3, whose amino-acid sequence MLRLSASFSLLYPPSLPPSVSHPRPRRLRALVFAASASPSARSLRLLEWGKVCRAVASFAGTAHGREATKKQLWAVENVSYDRSRKLLRETEAAVRLLGSSGGALDFSGLDTVAVESAINCVSGGSVIKGQEAMAVVSLMLFVESLQVTIRAAMKQDEDSHNLLLPLTETILDAVVSKLLVKSIQDVIDDDGSVKDTALCQLMDKLIRNADNEASLSEVSIVNGRCCIKITGDKSSSFDGLLLSSGSDAGSMIEPIVAVPLNDELQGARALVVRAELEALSKLTDKILLELDNIQILMQETVTLDKVTARARYSVAYDGTLPDLYLPNIEHGIANAAKDEPASTTSSAQLTKRPWKLFIPNAYHPLLLQQHQENLRRTKKDVASATAEIRRRRIYGQDIAEEDQLASEVDFMKIRVSELERNHPIPVDFMIAEETTVLVITGPNTGGKTISLKTVGLASLMAKIGLYILASEPVKIPWFDAVYADIGDEQSLTQSLSTFSGHLKQIGAIRAQSTSQSLVLLDEVGAGTNPLEGAALGMSLLESFAEAGSFLTLATTHHGELKTLKYSNDSFENACVEFDEENLKPTFRILWGIPGRSNAINIAERLGLPLDIIESARQLLGTAGAEINALIMDMEKFKQEYHEQLQQAQHYLMQSKELHNDLEVAQKSIVDHSTAQRKRKSRVVSEYAVMARSIIHKKFQQYRESAVAQRVLEEEKAAEKAKSEGAKGPELSSTSAPKKTQNTNISMVTEANGKIIDEDGGIPEVGDLVYVPKLKNQATVVKIDSSKNEVQVQAGMMKLKLKLKDVKVQKQRTSR is encoded by the exons ATGCTTCGCCTCTCCGCTTCTTTCTCCCTCCTCTACCCTCCTTCTCTCCCCCCGTCCGTCTCCCACCCCCGCCCGCGCCGCCTACGCGCCCTCGTCTTCgccgcctccgcctcgccttccgcccgcagcctccgcctcctcgagTGGGGCAAGGTTTGCCGCGCCGTCGCTTCCTTCGCCGGCACCGCGCACGGCCGCGAAGCCACCAAG AAGCAGTTGTGGGCTGTGGAGAACGTGAGCTATGACCGGAGCCGGAAGCTGCTCCGGGAGACTGAGGCGGCGGTGCGGCTGCTTGGCAGCTCCGGTGGGGCATTGGATTTCTCCGGGCTGGATACCGTCGCG GTAGAGTCAGCAATAAATTGTGTCTCTGGTGGTTCCGTGATTAAAGGCCAGGAAGCAATGGCAGTGGTTAGCCTGATGCTGTTCGTTGAATCCTTGCAAGTAACTATCAGAGCTGCTATGAAGCAAGATGAAGACTCACATAATCTGTTACTGCCCCTTACAGAAACA ATTCTAGATGCTGTTGTCAGTAAGCTACTAGTGAAGTCTATACAGGATGTCATAGATGATGATGGCTCCGTGAAAGACACTGCA TTATGCCAGCTTATGGATAAATTGATACGGAATGCGGACAATGAAGCTTCCTTGTCG GAAGTAAGCATTGTAAATGGAAGATGCTGCATTAAAATAACTGGGGATAAGTCCTCAAGTTTTGATGGATTACTACTCTCCAG TGGTTCAGATGCTGGAAGTATGATAGAACCAATTGTTGCTGTTCCACTAAATGATGAGCTACAGGGCGCAAGAGCACTAGTGGTTAGAGCCGAGCTTGAAGCTTTATCGAAACTGACTGACAAG ATTCTTCTTGAGCTTGATAATATTCAGATTTTGATGCAGGAAACAGTTACACTCGATAAG GTCACAGCTCGTGCAAGATACAGTGTAGCATACGATGGTACACTTCCTGACCTGTATTTGCCAAACATTGAGCATGGAATTGCCAATGCGGCTAAAGATGAGCCTGCTAGTACAACTTCCTCAGCCCAACTTACTAAGAGGCCATGGAAACTGTTCATTCCAAATGCATACCATCCACTATTGCTCCAGCAGCACCAGGAAAATTTGCGTCGTACAAAAAAGGATGTTGCAAGTGCCACAGCG GAGATTCGGAGGAGGAGGATATATGGACAAGATATCGCAGAGGAAGATCAACTGGCTTCAGAAGTTGATTTCATGAAAATTAGG GTTTCTGAGCTGGAGAGGAACCATCCGATACCAGTGGATTTTATGATCGCTGAAGAGACTACTGTTTTGGTCATAACTGGGCCAAATACTGGGGGAAAAACAATCAGCTTGAAGACGGTTGGGCTGGCATCATTAATGGCCAAGATAG GTCTATACATTCTTGCTTCTGAACCAGTTAAAATTCCATGGTTCGATGCTGTTTATGCTGACATTGGAGATGAGCAATCTTTGACCCAATCACTCTCAACATTCTCTGGGCATCTGAAGCAGATTGGG GCCATTCGCGCTCAGTCAACTTCACAATCCTTGGTCCTTTTGGATGAG GTTGGTGCCGGGACAAATCCACTCGAAGGAGCTGCTTTGGGGATGTCTCTCTTGGAGTCTTTTGCTGAAGCTGGTTCCTTTCTGACTCTAGCTACAACTCATCATGGAGAACTGAAAACACTGAAATACAG CAATGATTCATTTGAGAACGCTTGCGTGGAATTTGATGAAGAGAATCTAAAGCCTACGTTCAGGATACTTTGGGGAATACCAG GGCGTTCAAATGCAATCAATATTGCTGAAAGGCTAGGTTTGCCCTTGGATATTATAGAAAGCGCTCGGCAGTTACTTGGAACAGCTGGTGCAGAGATAAATGCA TTGATTATGGACATGGAAAAATTCAAGCAAGAATACCACGAACAACTCCAGCAGGCACAACATTATCTTAT GCAGTCCAAGGAGCTTCATAATGACTTGGAAGTGGCACAGAAGAGCATTGTAGATCACAGTACCGCTCAGAGAAAAAGAAAGTCAAGAGTAGTTTCGGAGTATGCTGTTATGGCTCGTTCGATCATTCATAAGAAGTTCCAGCAGTACAGAGAATCCGCAGTGGCTCAAAGAGTGCTAGAAGAAGAGAAGGCTGCGGAGAAAGCCAAATCTGAGGGGGCGAAAGGCCCCGAGCTATCTAGTACTTCTGCCCCTAAAAAGACGCAGAATACAAATATCAGCATGGTCACAGAAGCTAATGGCAAGATAATAG ATGAAGATGGTGGGATTCCAGAAGTTGGGGATTTAGTTTACGTTCCTAAACTCAAGAACCAAGCTACTGTAGTCAAAATAGATTCGTCCAAAAATGAAGTGCAAGTCCAAGCTGGCATGATGAAGCTCAAGCTAAAGTTGAAAGATGTCAAGGTCCAGAAGCAGAGGACATCAAGATAA
- the LOC123124641 gene encoding endonuclease MutS2 isoform X2: protein MLRLSASFSLLYPPSLPPSVSHPRPRRLRALVFAASASPSARSLRLLEWGKVCRAVASFAGTAHGREATKKQLWAVENVSYDRSRKLLRETEAAVRLLGSSGGALDFSGLDTVAVESAINCVSGGSVIKGQEAMAVVSLMLFVESLQVTIRAAMKQDEDSHNLLLPLTETILDAVVSKLLVKSIQDVIDDDGSVKDTASPELRRYRDQVQALESRLCQLMDKLIRNADNEASLSVLFHSTHSLPGKLMCSELQNCGSDAGSMIEPIVAVPLNDELQGARALVVRAELEALSKLTDKILLELDNIQILMQETVTLDKVTARARYSVAYDGTLPDLYLPNIEHGIANAAKDEPASTTSSAQLTKRPWKLFIPNAYHPLLLQQHQENLRRTKKDVASATAEIRRRRIYGQDIAEEDQLASEVDFMKIRVSELERNHPIPVDFMIAEETTVLVITGPNTGGKTISLKTVGLASLMAKIGLYILASEPVKIPWFDAVYADIGDEQSLTQSLSTFSGHLKQIGAIRAQSTSQSLVLLDEVGAGTNPLEGAALGMSLLESFAEAGSFLTLATTHHGELKTLKYSNDSFENACVEFDEENLKPTFRILWGIPGRSNAINIAERLGLPLDIIESARQLLGTAGAEINALIMDMEKFKQEYHEQLQQAQHYLMQSKELHNDLEVAQKSIVDHSTAQRKRKSRVVSEYAVMARSIIHKKFQQYRESAVAQRVLEEEKAAEKAKSEGAKGPELSSTSAPKKTQNTNISMVTEANGKIIDEDGGIPEVGDLVYVPKLKNQATVVKIDSSKNEVQVQAGMMKLKLKLKDVKVQKQRTSR from the exons ATGCTTCGCCTCTCCGCTTCTTTCTCCCTCCTCTACCCTCCTTCTCTCCCCCCGTCCGTCTCCCACCCCCGCCCGCGCCGCCTACGCGCCCTCGTCTTCgccgcctccgcctcgccttccgcccgcagcctccgcctcctcgagTGGGGCAAGGTTTGCCGCGCCGTCGCTTCCTTCGCCGGCACCGCGCACGGCCGCGAAGCCACCAAG AAGCAGTTGTGGGCTGTGGAGAACGTGAGCTATGACCGGAGCCGGAAGCTGCTCCGGGAGACTGAGGCGGCGGTGCGGCTGCTTGGCAGCTCCGGTGGGGCATTGGATTTCTCCGGGCTGGATACCGTCGCG GTAGAGTCAGCAATAAATTGTGTCTCTGGTGGTTCCGTGATTAAAGGCCAGGAAGCAATGGCAGTGGTTAGCCTGATGCTGTTCGTTGAATCCTTGCAAGTAACTATCAGAGCTGCTATGAAGCAAGATGAAGACTCACATAATCTGTTACTGCCCCTTACAGAAACA ATTCTAGATGCTGTTGTCAGTAAGCTACTAGTGAAGTCTATACAGGATGTCATAGATGATGATGGCTCCGTGAAAGACACTGCA AGCCCTGAGCTAAGACGATatcgagatcaagttcaggccctAGAGAGCAGG TTATGCCAGCTTATGGATAAATTGATACGGAATGCGGACAATGAAGCTTCCTTGTCGGTATTGTTTCATTCAACTCACTCATTGCCAGGGAAACTTATGTGCAGTGAATTACAAAACTG TGGTTCAGATGCTGGAAGTATGATAGAACCAATTGTTGCTGTTCCACTAAATGATGAGCTACAGGGCGCAAGAGCACTAGTGGTTAGAGCCGAGCTTGAAGCTTTATCGAAACTGACTGACAAG ATTCTTCTTGAGCTTGATAATATTCAGATTTTGATGCAGGAAACAGTTACACTCGATAAG GTCACAGCTCGTGCAAGATACAGTGTAGCATACGATGGTACACTTCCTGACCTGTATTTGCCAAACATTGAGCATGGAATTGCCAATGCGGCTAAAGATGAGCCTGCTAGTACAACTTCCTCAGCCCAACTTACTAAGAGGCCATGGAAACTGTTCATTCCAAATGCATACCATCCACTATTGCTCCAGCAGCACCAGGAAAATTTGCGTCGTACAAAAAAGGATGTTGCAAGTGCCACAGCG GAGATTCGGAGGAGGAGGATATATGGACAAGATATCGCAGAGGAAGATCAACTGGCTTCAGAAGTTGATTTCATGAAAATTAGG GTTTCTGAGCTGGAGAGGAACCATCCGATACCAGTGGATTTTATGATCGCTGAAGAGACTACTGTTTTGGTCATAACTGGGCCAAATACTGGGGGAAAAACAATCAGCTTGAAGACGGTTGGGCTGGCATCATTAATGGCCAAGATAG GTCTATACATTCTTGCTTCTGAACCAGTTAAAATTCCATGGTTCGATGCTGTTTATGCTGACATTGGAGATGAGCAATCTTTGACCCAATCACTCTCAACATTCTCTGGGCATCTGAAGCAGATTGGG GCCATTCGCGCTCAGTCAACTTCACAATCCTTGGTCCTTTTGGATGAG GTTGGTGCCGGGACAAATCCACTCGAAGGAGCTGCTTTGGGGATGTCTCTCTTGGAGTCTTTTGCTGAAGCTGGTTCCTTTCTGACTCTAGCTACAACTCATCATGGAGAACTGAAAACACTGAAATACAG CAATGATTCATTTGAGAACGCTTGCGTGGAATTTGATGAAGAGAATCTAAAGCCTACGTTCAGGATACTTTGGGGAATACCAG GGCGTTCAAATGCAATCAATATTGCTGAAAGGCTAGGTTTGCCCTTGGATATTATAGAAAGCGCTCGGCAGTTACTTGGAACAGCTGGTGCAGAGATAAATGCA TTGATTATGGACATGGAAAAATTCAAGCAAGAATACCACGAACAACTCCAGCAGGCACAACATTATCTTAT GCAGTCCAAGGAGCTTCATAATGACTTGGAAGTGGCACAGAAGAGCATTGTAGATCACAGTACCGCTCAGAGAAAAAGAAAGTCAAGAGTAGTTTCGGAGTATGCTGTTATGGCTCGTTCGATCATTCATAAGAAGTTCCAGCAGTACAGAGAATCCGCAGTGGCTCAAAGAGTGCTAGAAGAAGAGAAGGCTGCGGAGAAAGCCAAATCTGAGGGGGCGAAAGGCCCCGAGCTATCTAGTACTTCTGCCCCTAAAAAGACGCAGAATACAAATATCAGCATGGTCACAGAAGCTAATGGCAAGATAATAG ATGAAGATGGTGGGATTCCAGAAGTTGGGGATTTAGTTTACGTTCCTAAACTCAAGAACCAAGCTACTGTAGTCAAAATAGATTCGTCCAAAAATGAAGTGCAAGTCCAAGCTGGCATGATGAAGCTCAAGCTAAAGTTGAAAGATGTCAAGGTCCAGAAGCAGAGGACATCAAGATAA